Proteins from one Xenopus tropicalis strain Nigerian chromosome 1, UCB_Xtro_10.0, whole genome shotgun sequence genomic window:
- the LOC101733849 gene encoding uncharacterized protein LOC101733849, which translates to MPIILPQLPEVMFSTYDPQYIPGYTTQIPKLRSDTGNIYGNATQTVVNHEPGVHRATNLPLTGWCDRQGPVITMHSGTRAIPKEQAESWNVKKGYLYPVNGRNYATGINTVYNGDLRISSAIQTVEGIKHELHSPGQWKTYISDTSGHLGRPGGSSRQATFHGRSEQERPLPRLSPYAEKKERLLKKERNESDPIPNSYKTNYNNHEQQERLIYRTDSGILPNYGGYIPGQMFAIGKTWGKTSVNALGKLKEQPFLWTSLF; encoded by the exons ATGCCCATCATTCTGCCACAGCTTCCCGAAGTAATGTTTTCTACATATGACCCACAGTACATACCAGG TTATACAACCCAAATTCCAAAGCTTCGAAGCGACACTGGAAACATATACGGCAACGCTACCCAAACGGTAGTTAACCATGAACCAGGTGTACATAGAGCTACAAACTTGCCTCTCACAGGATGGTGTGATAGACAAGGACCAGTCATCACTATGCACTCTGGCACAAGAGCCATCCCTAAAGAGCAGGCTGAAAGCTGGAATGTTAAAAAAG GATATTTGTATCCAGTAAATGGAAGAAATTATGCTACAGGAATAAATACCGTGTATAATGGAGACCTGAGGATTTCATCCGCTATACAGACAGTGGAAGGAATAAAACATGAGTTACACAGCCCTGGTCAGTGGAAGACATATATCAGTGACACCAGTGGGCATTTGGGGAGACCTGGGGGAAGTTCAAGACAAGCTACTTTTCACGGAAGATCTGAGCAG GAGCGCCCATTGCCAAGGCTTTCTCCAtatgcagagaaaaaggagagattgcttaagaaagaaagaaatgagaGCGACCCGATACCAAACTCATACAAAACAAATTACAATAATCACGAGCAACAAGAAAGACTGATTTACCGAACTGATTCTGGAATCCTTCCTAATTATGGAGGATACATACCTG GTCAGATGTTTGCTATTGGGAAGACCTGGGGAAAGACCAGTGTCAATGCGCTTGGAAAACTAAAGGAGCAACCCTTTCTTTGGACCTCACTCTTTTGA